The following proteins are co-located in the Eleginops maclovinus isolate JMC-PN-2008 ecotype Puerto Natales chromosome 23, JC_Emac_rtc_rv5, whole genome shotgun sequence genome:
- the slc25a48 gene encoding solute carrier family 25 member 48, whose translation MQTSKSFRLDDFIAGLIGGASSVVVGHPLDTVKTRLQAGKGYKNMLHCILTIYRKETVMGFFKGMSFPLASITVYNSVVFGFFSNTQRLISKYRYGDGRHPCGMLDLTVASMLTGLVSVGLGAPVDLVKIRLQMQTQIVVAENLNLAGSVSNGTNMPLRSISMPSQTLYRGPIHCISSTLQTEGLQGLYRGAGAMILRDVPGYTLYFIPYTIFCNLLKPDASATPHPGAIWLAGGLAGSISWVTATPADVVKSRLQADAQLQRKYKGIVHCIVHSYRTEGAQVFFRGASVNAIRGFPMSATMFLTYELSLQFFRSL comes from the exons gagCTTCCAGTGTGGTTGTGGGTCATCCTCTGGACACAGTGAAG ACGAGGCTCCAAGCGGGGAAAGGATACAAGAACATGCTGCACTGCATCCTCACCATCTACAGGAAGGAAACG GTGATGGGGTTCTTTAAGGGCATGTCGTTCCCGCTGGCCAGTATCACCGTCTATAACTCTGTGGTGTTCGGCTTCTTCAGCAACACACAGAGACTCATTAGCAAGTATCGCTACGGAGACGGGCGGCATCCCTGCGGCATGCTGGACCTGACGGTGGCCAGCATGCTGACGGGGCTGGTGTCGGTGGGTTTGGGGGCGCCGGTGGACCTGGTGAAGATCCGACTGCAGATGCAGACGCAGATAGTTGTGGCAG AGAACTTGAACCTGGCTGGCAGCGTATCAAACGGCACCAACATGCCCTTGCGCTCCATCAGCATGCCAAGCCAGACACTGTACCGAGGGCCCATCCACTGCATCAGCAGCACCCTGCAGACGGAGGGCCTGCAGGGCCTGTACCGGGGGGCCGGGGCCATGATCCTGAGGGACGTCCCCGGGTACACACTCTACTTCATCCCTTACACCATCTTCTGCAACCTGCTGAAGCCGGACGCCTCCGCCACCCCCCACCCGGGAGCCATCTGGCTGGCTGGAGGACTAGCAG GGTCTATTTCCTGGGTGACGGCCACCCCCGCTGACGTGGTGAAGAGTCGGCTGCAGGCGGACgctcagctgcagaggaagtaCAAAGGCATCGTACACTGCATCGTGCACAGCTACCGGACGGAGGGCGCTCAG GTGTTCTTCCGCGGCGCATCAGTAAATGCTATCCGAGGCTTCCCGATGAGCGCCACCATGTTCCTGACCTACGAACTCTCCCTGCAGTTCTTCCGGAGCTTATAG